One region of Manis pentadactyla isolate mManPen7 chromosome 9, mManPen7.hap1, whole genome shotgun sequence genomic DNA includes:
- the MS4A18 gene encoding membrane-spanning 4-domains subfamily A member 18: protein MPGVIAPGNVHVAQPWNTAAPGSRGQPLGVTTYSTSGVTICDTGRGNLQTSLMMIQNPGELRDVQSQPVVLQNPAGVAHWQPPHGVIQYSLGTADLQTLPGDPQNPQQFIPVQMQTSNQSQWNMSFGSFSTFDPKKFINEEVRTLGAIQILIGLTHIFSAINPLLYHSLSATGISGYPLWGGVSFIASGALLVCAEKNPSPCMVNSSIGMNIVSSILALIGVFILIADLILPLMIYVKAISGGLLPFALLEFCLTCMASHFGCQAACWNQSENMLAFPTIFNAYPANATIGPGNTTTTGPASTTTGPVNATTKLANGPASSAIPTHPTNTPMVTPQPHSCEGVGGIAQK from the exons ATGCCCGGTGTTATTGCCCCAGGTAACGTCCATGTCGCTCAGCCCTGGAACACTGCGGCTCCTGGAAGCCGTGGGCAGCCTTTGGGTGTGACCACTTACTCAACCTCAGGAGTGACCATATGTGATACAGGAAGAGGGAACTTACAGACCTCACTCATGATGATCCAGAATCCAGGGGAACTGAGAGATGTACAGAGTCAGCCCGTTGTGCTCCAGAATCCGGCGGGAGTGGCCCATTGGCAGCCCCCACACGGCGTGATCCAGTACTCCCTTGGAACTGCAGATCTCCAGACCTTGCCTGGGGACCCTCAGAATCCCCAACAATTCATCCCTGTGCAGATGCAAACCTCAAACCAGTCTCAATGGAACATGTCGTTTGGATCCTTTTCTACATTTGATCCCAAGAAATTCATAAATGAGGAAGTCAGAACATTAGGG GCCATCCAGATCCTCATCGGCCTGACACATATCTTCTCTGCAATCAATCCTTTGCTGTATCACAGCTTGTCCGCCACCGGGATATCAGGGTACCCGCTCTGGGGAGGAGTATCC TTTATTGCATCTGGAGCCCTCTTGGTGTGTGCTGAAAAGAACCCCAGCCCTTGTATG GTGAATAGCAGCATCGGCATGAACATCGTCAGCTCCATCCTCGCCCTGATCGGAGTCTTCATTCTCATCGCAGATCTGATCTTGCCCCTGATG ATTTATGTGAAGGCAATTTCTGGTGGTCTCCTCCCCTTTGCCCTCCTGGAGTTCTGCCTCACGTGCATGGCCTCACATTTTGGATGCCAGGCTGCCTGCTGGAACCAGTCTGAG AACATGCTGGCATTTCCAACCATATTCAATGCCTACCCAGCCAATGCTACCATCGGCCCTGGCAACACCACCACCACCGGCCCAGCCAGTACTACCACTGGCCCCGTCAACGCTACCACCAAACTGGCCAACGGTCCCGCAAGCTCCGccatccctacccaccccacCAACACTCCGATGGTAACGCCCCAGCCACATTCCTGTGAGGGTGTAGGTGGTATTGCCCAGAAATAG